A single window of Eucalyptus grandis isolate ANBG69807.140 chromosome 1, ASM1654582v1, whole genome shotgun sequence DNA harbors:
- the LOC104414077 gene encoding LOW QUALITY PROTEIN: wall-associated receptor kinase-like 22 (The sequence of the model RefSeq protein was modified relative to this genomic sequence to represent the inferred CDS: inserted 1 base in 1 codon) yields MILRMAFKLVALYCLLFLLPLIAAAVDPPPPVALPNCTATCGNLTVPYPFGIGSGCFLDEHYEIECHPGGNSTPVATLKNLMNVTVLNISLPENYGGFDGFIEVFQPVFYSEPNLPNCTGRAVSGNTSTSLNLNGSSFMYSHTKNVFVSGGCNNLAYYGQPQHDVSSRWLQVDMRRDCQPDCQPGRLLEWDWLLHEHDPLRATGVFGGFQDREWFIDGHRWIVQWITSGYDFPSNMTDTRTLPSHVPVTLEWGISDEVFVHMPISNDLYLYNLTTSYWCDHRDYFTTVLITPDFTCNVVADINECLNPNATYCPGKCVNRPGSYDCVDNNNNVAIIGVGSGFGAVFFLGLSWWFYKFIKRRHEIKLKEKFFKRNGGFLLQQLSYDEGSHMEKSKLFTSKELEKATDHFNDNRILGQGGQGTVYKGMLTDGRIVAVKRSRIVDEGQVEQFINEVMILSQINHRNIVKLLGCCLEMEVPLLVYEFISNGTLFXHLHNPIEEFPMSWGMRMRIATEVAGALSYLHFTAAIPIYHRDVKSSNILLDDQYRAKVADFGTSRSIAIDQTHLTTMVKGTIGYLDPEYFQTCQFTDKSDVYSFGVVLVELLTGQKPISAMRAEDGRSLAVYFIESMEENHLLDIVDAGLIKQSQEEEILGVANLAKRCLNSNGRNRPTMKEVAMELERIRAQHVNPSTLEQNHHPIDHVRTRSIRAWHDFSMPVRSETQTTSSEFQLLMHSLER; encoded by the exons ATGATACTGCGAATGGCGTTCAAGCTGGTCGCTCTTTATTGCCTTCTCTTTCTGCTGCCGTTGATCGCCGCAGCAGTAGACCCGCCACCCCCGGTGGCCCTGCCCAACTGCACCGCCACATGTGGCAACTTGACGGTACCATACCCGTTCGGGATCGGGTCCGGCTGCTTCCTGGATGAACACTATGAAATCGAGTGCCACCCTGGCGGCAACAGCACCCCTGTTGCCACGCTGAAGAACCTCATGAATGTGACAGTGCTCAACATTTCCCTACCGGAGAACTACGGAGGCTTCGACGGATTCATTGAGGTCTTTCAGCCAGTCTTCTACTCTGAGCCGAACCTGCCAAACTGCACGGGCAGAGCAGTGAGCGGCAACACCTCGACGTCGTTGAACTTGAACGGGAGTTCCTTCATGTATTCGCACACAAAGAACGTGTTCGTATCTGGAGGGTGCAACAACCTGGCGTATTATGGTCAGCCCCAGCATGATGTCAGCAGTCGTTGGCTGCAGGTCGACATGCGACGGGACTGCCAGCCAGACTGCCAGCCAGGACGACTGCTGGAATGGGATTGGTTGCTGCATGAACACGATCCCCTTCGGGCTACAGGCGTATTCGGTGGATTTCAAGACAGAGAATGGTTCATCGATGGGCACCGATGGATCGTGCAG TGGATCACGTCGGGGTACGACTTCCCTAGCAACATGACCGATACACGAACCTTACCGTCGCATGTGCCCGTGACTCTTGAATGGGGTATCTCCGATGAAGTGTTCGTACACATGCCGATTTCAAATGATCTTTACCTATACAATCTTACGACCAGCTACTGGTGCGACCACCGCGACTACTTTACTACGGTTCTGATAACCCCAGACTTTACGTGCAATGTCGTTGCAG ATATAAATGAGTGCTTAAACCCAAATGCCACTTACTGCCCGGGGAAGTGTGTGAACCGACCTGGTTCATATGACTGTGTAGACAACAACAATAACGTGGCCATAATAG GTGTGGGCAGTGGTTTTGGAGCCGTATTCTTTCTGGGATTATCGTGGTGGTTCTACAAATTCATAAAGAGGCGGCATGAAATCAAGCTTAAAGAGAAGTTCTTCAAACGAAATGGCGGTTTTTTGTTACAACAGCTATCTTATGACGAGGGCAGTCATATGGAAAAAAGCAAATTGTTCACTTCGAAAGAGTTAGAGAAAGCTACGGATCATTTCAATGACAACAGGATACTCGGTCAAGGTGGTCAAGGAACTGTCTACAAGGGAATGTTAACAGATGGAAGGATTGTTGCAGTCAAAAGGTCGAGAATTGTAGATGAAGGACAAGTTGAACAATTTATCAATGAAGTTATGATTCTCTCACAAATTAATCATCGTAACATCGTCAAATTGTTGGGGTGTTGTTTGGAGATGGAGGTTCCACTTTTGgtgtatgaatttatttcaaatggaACTCTTT AGCATTTGCATAATCCAATCGAAGAATTTCCAATGTCATGGGGAATGAGAATGAGGATTGCCACCGAGGTTGCCGGAGCTCTTTCCTATTTGCACTTCACCGCGGCCATACCCATTTACCATCGAGATGTGAAGTCTTCAAATATCCTCTTGGATGACCAGTACCGGGCCAAAGTAGCAGATTTTGGAACTTCGAGATCGATTGCCATCGATCAAACTCACTTGACCACAATGGTCAAAGGAACAATTGGGTACTTAGACCCTGAGTATTTCCAAACATGCCAATTCACAGACAAGAGCGATGTCTATAGTTTTGGGGTAGTCCTAGTTGAGCTATTAACGGGGCAAAAGCCAATCTCTGCAATGAGGGCGGAAGATGGCAGAAGTTTAGCGGTGTATTTTATCGAGTCAATGGAGGAAAACCACCTTCTTGACATCGTTGATGCTGGACTGATAAAGCAAagtcaagaagaagagattctGGGAGTTGCAAATTTGGCAAAGAGATGCTTGAACTCGAATGGAAGGAATCGACCTACCATGAAAGAGGTGGCAATGGAGTTGGAGCGAATAAGAGCACAACATGTCAATCCTTCCACTCTTGAGCAAAATCATCATCCAATTGACCACGTAAGGACTCGATCAATTCGAGCTTGGCATGATTTCTCTATGCCAGTGAGGTCCGAAACTCAGACAACTTCATCCGAGTTCCAACTGCTCATGCACAGTTTAGAACGATAA
- the LOC104414079 gene encoding dehydrogenase/reductase SDR family member FEY-like, whose product MACQRVDGAKKIAKRWKETGDIKTLHVEVMELDLLSLSSVRQSTVEWDQSGKPLHILINNAGILLLGGIISCCCVESCSLLLLPIYVHHWGAVEPKSWKIGANEEHKFSSLMSYGSSKLAQEKWTDEKGFMPSLRCLIKASHGIACPGLEKVKVLRWEQGINGARVRNGSCWSSGRHGRKESDSGKYPNIGLGSRKSQT is encoded by the exons ATGGCTTGCCAGAGAGTTGATGGGGCAAAGAAGATTGCTAAAAGGTGGAAAGAGACTGGCGATATCAAGACGCTGCATGTCGAG GTGATGGAACTGGACTTGCTGTCCCTTAGCTCAGTCAGGCAATCCACAGTGGAGTGGGATCAAAGTGGAAAGCCCCTTCATATTCTCATCAACAATGCCGGGATTCTTCTCCTGGGAGGCATAATTTCCTGCTGTTGTGTTGAATCATGTTCTCTTCTACTTTTGCCCATCTAT GTTCATCACTGGGGAGCCGTGGAACCCAAGTCCTGGAAAATCGGTGCCAATGAAGAGCATAAGTTCAGCAGCTTGATGTCCTACGGATCAAGCAAACTAGCCCAG GAAAAATGGACAGATGAAAAAGGTTTCATGCCCAGTCTACGATGCCTGATCAAAGCTTCTCATGGAATCGCATGTCCTGGCTTGGAAAAGGTCAAGGTGCTGAGATGGGAGCAGGGAATTAACGGAGCACGCGTCAGGAATGGAAGTTGTTGGAGCTCAGGTCGTCATGGTCGGAAGGAGAGCGACTCCGGCAAGTACCCCAACATTGGCTTGGGCTCACGGAAAAGTCAGACTTAG
- the LOC104442518 gene encoding dehydrogenase/reductase SDR family member FEY-like isoform X1, with product MMMMIKAMWETAKEITLQRIVMSYQLRSAALLVPNQLDGLYVIVTGSTSGIGYYTARELAFAGARVIMACRRVDEAEKIAESWKEDTDDSKTLHVEVMELDLLSPSSVRQFTAEWDQSGKPLHILINNAGILLLGESRQFTEDGIEKHIQVNHIGTSLLTLLLLPSMLKANSARIVNVNSVGHHWGAVEPKSWKMGAEEERKFSNMMSYGSSKLAQLMFLKALSTKLISMGKTSVLCVAVHPGIVESNLLSDGRMRGFWMLDPSEGARNVVFCSVGADVLHNTTENFAYYSQCKPGRMSSLADDPKECLRVWDETLRTLGFSPNGYLSEIVANRSFS from the exons atgatgatgatgataaaggCTATGTGGGAGACTGCTAAGGAAATTACGTTGCAGAGGATCGTCATGTCATACCAACTCCGTTCTGCAGCTCTTCTCGTTCCAAATCAGTTGGATGGTCTGTATGTGATCGTCACGGGTTCTACCAGTGGCATCGGTTATTACACAgccag AGAACTTGCTTTTGCCGGTGCACGTGTGATAATGGCTTGCCGGAGAGTTGATGAGGCAGAGAAGATTGCTGAAAGTTGGAAAGAAGACACAGACGATAGCAAGACTCTGCATGTCGAG GTGATGGAACTGGACTTATTGTCCCCTAGCTCAGTCAGGCAATTCACAGCGGAGTGGGATCAAAGTGGAAAGCCTCTTCATATTCTCATTAACAATGCCGGGATTCTTCTCCTGGGAG AGTCGAGGCAATTTACGGAGGATGGAATCGAGAAGCATATTCAAGTTAACCACATTGGCACCTCACTGCTCACCCTTCTTCTGCTCCCTTCAATGCTCAAAGCCAACTCCGCTCGCATTGTTAACGTCAATTCCGTG GGACATCACTGGGGAGCTGTGGAACCCAAGTCCTGGAAAATGGGTGCCGAGGAAGAGCGTAAGTTCAGCAACATGATGTCCTATGGATCAAGCAAACTAGCCCAG CTCATGTTTCTAAAGGCACTAAGCACGAAACTCATAAGTATGGGAAAGACTTCAGTACTATGCGTAGCTGTGCACCCTGGTATCGTCGAATCAAACTTG CTGTCAGACGGCAGAATGAGAGGGTTTTGGATGTTGGATCCTTCTGAAG GGGCAAGAAATGTCGTATTTTGCTCTGTCGGAGCTGATGTGCTGCACAACACCACGGAGAACTTTGCATACTATAGCCAGTGTAAGCCTGGAAGGATGTCAAGCCTTGCAGATGATCCAAAGGAGTGCTTGAGAGTTTGGGATGAAACACTGCGCACTTTGGGTTTCAGTCCCAATGGTTATCTGTCTGAAATTGTTGCAAACAGAAGCTTCTCTTGA
- the LOC104442518 gene encoding dehydrogenase/reductase SDR family member FEY-like isoform X2 → MMMMIKAMWETAKEITLQRIVMSYQLRSAALLVPNQLDGLYVIVTGSTSGIGYYTARELAFAGARVIMACRRVDEAEKIAESWKEDTDDSKTLHVEVMELDLLSPSSVRQFTAEWDQSGKPLHILINNAGILLLGESRQFTEDGIEKHIQVNHIGTSLLTLLLLPSMLKANSARIVNVNSVGHHWGAVEPKSWKMGAEEERKFSNMMSYGSSKLAQLMFLKALSTKLISMGKTSVLCVAVHPAVRRQNERVLDVGSF, encoded by the exons atgatgatgatgataaaggCTATGTGGGAGACTGCTAAGGAAATTACGTTGCAGAGGATCGTCATGTCATACCAACTCCGTTCTGCAGCTCTTCTCGTTCCAAATCAGTTGGATGGTCTGTATGTGATCGTCACGGGTTCTACCAGTGGCATCGGTTATTACACAgccag AGAACTTGCTTTTGCCGGTGCACGTGTGATAATGGCTTGCCGGAGAGTTGATGAGGCAGAGAAGATTGCTGAAAGTTGGAAAGAAGACACAGACGATAGCAAGACTCTGCATGTCGAG GTGATGGAACTGGACTTATTGTCCCCTAGCTCAGTCAGGCAATTCACAGCGGAGTGGGATCAAAGTGGAAAGCCTCTTCATATTCTCATTAACAATGCCGGGATTCTTCTCCTGGGAG AGTCGAGGCAATTTACGGAGGATGGAATCGAGAAGCATATTCAAGTTAACCACATTGGCACCTCACTGCTCACCCTTCTTCTGCTCCCTTCAATGCTCAAAGCCAACTCCGCTCGCATTGTTAACGTCAATTCCGTG GGACATCACTGGGGAGCTGTGGAACCCAAGTCCTGGAAAATGGGTGCCGAGGAAGAGCGTAAGTTCAGCAACATGATGTCCTATGGATCAAGCAAACTAGCCCAG CTCATGTTTCTAAAGGCACTAAGCACGAAACTCATAAGTATGGGAAAGACTTCAGTACTATGCGTAGCTGTGCACCCTG CTGTCAGACGGCAGAATGAGAGGGTTTTGGATGTTGGATCCTTCTGA
- the LOC104442536 gene encoding auxin response factor 6, which yields MRLSSSGFNHQSPEASNAGEKKCLNSELWHACAGPLVSLPPVGSRVVYFPQGHSEQVAASTNKEVDAHIPNYPNLSPQLICQLHNVTMHADVETDEVYAQMTLQPLSPQEQKDLYLLPAELGTPSKQPTNYFCKTLTASDTSTHGGFSVPRRAAEKVFPPLDYSQQPPAQELIARDLHDNEWKFRHIFRGQPKRHLLTTGWSVFVSAKRLVAGDSVLFIWNEKNQLLLGIRRANRPQTVMPSSVLSSDSMHIGLLAAAAHAAATNSRFTIFYNPRASPSEFVIPLAKYVKAVYHTRVSVGMRFRMLFETEESSVRRYMGTITGISDLDPVRWQNSHWRSVKVGWDESTAGERQPRVSLWEIEPLTTFPMYPSPFPLRLKRPWPSGLPSFHALRDGDMSISSSLMWLQGVGDQGVQSLNFQGFGMTPWLQPRYDTSMAALQTDVYQAMASAALQDMRAVDPSKCASQSLLPLQQSQNVPMGQASIIQRQMLQQSQSQNSLLQGFQENQATAQGQVLQHPSYNDQRQQQQQHQQQPQQSQQFNHTSLQQQMPNIITTLPQYGSIGQSQSSSLPAISQSQQNIFSDGMENPIVASDVSPMQSILGSISRDGASQLLSVNGSDSMISSSLLKKQNSVEPHLLSEAAHCILPQVEQLATTHTNVSEFANYLPPFPGREYSAYPGATDPQSSLLFGVNIDSTSLMMQNGMQHLRNIGSEHDSLSVPFGTSNFASVAGTEFPHNSDMATSSCVDESGFLQSSENVDQVNPPTRTFVKVHKSGTFGRSLDISKFSSYDELRSELARMFGLEGQLEDPQRSGWQLVFVDRENDILLLGDDPWQEFVNNVWYIKILSPHEVKQLGKQGINPANSVPRQAL from the exons ATGAGACTCTCGTCGTCGGGCTTCAACCATCAGTCGCCGGAAG CCTCAAATGCAGGGGAGAAGAAATGTTTGAACTCTGAGCTATGGCATGCATGTGCTGGTCCTCTTGTGTCGTTGCCTCCTGTTGGAAGCAGAGTCGTCTACTTTCCTCAAGGACATAGTGAGCAG GTGGCTGCTTCTACTAATAAGGAAGTAGATGCTCATATCCCGAATTATCCAAACTTATCCCCACAGCTTATCTGTCAGCTTCATAATGTTACCATGCAC GCGGATGTGGAGACGGATGAAGTGTATGCTCAAATGACCCTGCAGCCTCTAAGTCCG CAAGAGCAAAAGGATCTATATCTACTGCCTGCTGAACTTGGAACTCCTAGTAAACAGCCAACAAACTACTTCTGCAAAACATTGACTGCAAGTGATACCAGTACTCATGGAGGATTCTCTGTACCTCGTCGAGCAGCAGAAAAAGTCTTCCCTCCTCTT GATTACTCACAGCAGCCTCCTGCTCAAGAGTTGATAGCCAGGGATCTTCATGACAATGAATGGAAATTTAGACATATTTTTCGag GTCAGCCCAAGAGGCATCTTCTCACAACAGGCTGGAGTGTATTTGTTAGTGCGAAAAGACTTGTTGCTGGAGATTCTGTTCTTTTTATCTG GAATGAGAAGAATCAATTGCTTCTTGGTATTCGACGGGCAAATCGTCCCCAGACTGTTATGCCTTCTTCAGTTCTATCAAGTGACAGCATGCATATTGGCCTTCTTGCAGCAGCAGCTCATGCTGCTGCCACGAACAGCCGCTTTACAATCTTTTACAATCCAAG GGCCAGTCCATCGGAGTTTGTCATACCTCTGGCAAAATATGTGAAAGCAGTCTATCACACAAGGGTATCTGTTGGCATGCGATTCAGAATGCTTTTTGAGACAGAAGAGTCAAGCGTTCGTAG ATACATGGGGACGATAACAGGCATTAGTGATCTGGATCCTGTTCGCTGGCAAAACTCACATTGGCGTTCAGTAAAG GTTGGATGGGATGAGTCAACTGCAGGTGAGAGGCAGCCAAGAGTATCCTTGTGGGAAATTGAGCCACTAACAACATTCCCAATGTATCCTTCTCCATTCCCCCTCAGACTGAAGAGACCATGGCCATCTGGACTTCCTTCATTTCATG CCCTTAGGGATGGTGATATGAGTATCAGTTCTTCACTGATGTGGCTTCAAGGTGTTGGGGATCAGGGAGTTCAGTCGTTAAACTTCCAGGGATTTGGGATGACTCCATGGCTCCAGCCAAGATATGACACTTCAATGGCTGCTTTACAAACTGATGTGTATCAGGCAATGGCAAGCGCAGCACTGCAGGATATGAGGGCAGTGGACCCTTCAAAATGTGCATCTCAGTCTCTTCTGCCTCTTCAGCAATCTCAAAATGTTCCTATGGGGCAAGCTTCTATCATCCAGAGGCAGATGTTGCAGCAGTCTCAATCTCAAAATAGCCTTCTTCAGGGCTTCCAGGAAAATCAGGCCACAGCTCAAGGTCAGGTTTTGCAGCACCCCTCTTATAATGATCAGCGtcaacaacagcagcagcatcaACAGCAACCTCAACAGTCCCAACAGTTCAACCATACGTCTCTTCAGCAACAGATGCCAAACATCATCACTACTCTTCCGCAGTATGGATCTATTGGTCAATCCCAGTCATCATCTCTGCCGGCCATTTCACAGTCCCAGCAGAATATCTTTTCTGATGGAATGGAGAATCCTATAGTTGCATCTGATGTTTCCCCTATGCAGAGCATTTTAGGTTCAATTTCCCGTGATGGGGCATCGCAGTTGCTCAGTGTGAATGGTTCTGACTCCATGATATCATCGTCATTGTTGAAGAAGCAAAATTCAGTAGAACCACATCTTCTTTCTGAAGCTGCTCACTGCATTCTGCCTCAGGTGGAACAGTTGGCTACTACACACACCAATGTCTCTGAATTTGCAAACTACTTACCTCCATTTCCTGGAAGAGAATATTCTGCATATCCGGGTGCCACTGACCCGCAAAGTAGTCTTTTATTTGGTGTTAACATTGATTCCACGTCTCTTATGATGCAAAATGGGATGCAGCATCTGAGGAATATTGGCAGCGAACATGATTCCTTGTCTGTGCCATTTGGTACTTCAAATTTTGCTAGTGTTGCTGGCACAGAATTTCCACATAATTCAGACATGGCGACGTCAAGTTGCGTGGATGAATCGGGTTTCTTGCAGTCTTCAGAAAATGTGGACCAAGTAAACCCACCGACCAGAACCTTTGTGAAG GTTCACAAATCGGGGACCTTTGGGCGGTCACTggatatttcaaaattcagcagCTATGATGAGCTGCGCAGTGAACTCGCTCGCATGTTTGGCCTTGAAGGCCAATTGGAGGACCCTCAGAGATCAGGCTGGCAGCTTGTATTTGTAGACCGGGAGAATGATATCCTTCTCCTGGGTGACGACCCTTGGCA GGAGTTCGTCAACAATGTGTGGTACATCAAGATTCTTTCCCCTCATGAAGTAAAACAACTGGGCAAACAAGGCATCAACCCTGCAAATTCTGTCCCAAGGCAGGCTCTCTGA